A region of Ammospiza nelsoni isolate bAmmNel1 chromosome 8, bAmmNel1.pri, whole genome shotgun sequence DNA encodes the following proteins:
- the LOC132075972 gene encoding WASH complex subunit 2-like isoform X6: MNGDVAEPAPVWERPWSLDEIRKSSQSWSLASDAGLLHFLQEFSQQTISRTHEIKKQVDGLISETKATDCRLHNVFNDFLMLSNTQFIENRVYDEEVEEPIPKADVGDKTEQEKTREQKEADLIPKIQEAVNYGLQVLDSAFEQLDIKAGNSDSEEEESNERMELILEPKDLYVDRPLPYLIGSQQFMEQDDVGLGDLSSEEGSVDSDRGSVIDSEEKDEEESDDEFGNPSEDDQKTRIAQMSDEDDDDGCDLFDSEKEEDEEGDLDESTKPKKKRPTSFADELAARIKGEVPVRQDEECSSLSSETKTRKTPKEKKEVRVPSDDEDDDIFKPPKLTDDDFTPFGSRGGLFSGGTGLFDDEESDLFAEAPKGEEPKEREEQAPVSEASSTKSLKKVPAGAVFLFPGGSDVFSSTVIGEKDKKSAARSTEKTPKQPGKVVLFDNDDDDDFFVEATKKPPDPVKSTADLFDDDEGDLFKEKPAIPSVVSGTAKETESHREAIVEKKSQQSSGEDFKPLSETPPRKQRGLFSDEEDAEDLFSSSKAVKSKALPTSKSMTKAPLSLFDDDEEDLFGVGPAKKDQEKNPEARAKQSGSLKKASSLLFSSDEEEHWNVSKPAKPPSEDGRKEDPAKPASTVSQAKDVKTTSLFEEEDEEDLFAITKESQRKPQKPSLLFEDDDINGESLFSSQSVLLPSAAKVAVEKIKPAHTPPTFNEEEKEEKEDLPDETVTSNQPFTVIPSEPADNSDLFATSPPALEKDVKSQAKKVLSLFEEEEEERLEDDDGIKNAQKGVDVASEKSTGPKSTGVFQDEELLFSHKLQKDNDPDVDLFASPKKSMSANRILKPSPGGGLFGDDDEDDLFSTAKTNIPKMAEKKTLQTSVGPSSVSSNLENALSAKQDETLKAATTEKSTGPVPIKTKEPSSRIGKLQANLAINPSALLPGAMPKVSNLKSPLPVLDTPLHEPKEVQNSETFSATGSNEEMGVSFDQPMQADTLHNANKTRIRVPGKRRPPSRMARRLAAREAEVSEDMDSNKKPQFSLPKQMSAVESIKEPLAAEAESKENGFLSSLSLPAHSSVLSAGTNKLLPPESTENGDDLFESEDLFASSSTSRPVTQPKLKEGMPDSMANKPIKGREKKPGLGDQDSNDLFQPVQQKSSTKSSPIPFLEEEEDSLFTSQKTGKKELKSAVHQAVDPTAQDIFEDDIFATEAIKPVTKIKEMPETNLFDDNIDIFADLTAKPKEKKTKKKVEQKSIFDDDMDDIFSSSQVKIPTPKPRSSQAASEPKSESKILSTFDDPLNAFGGQ, encoded by the exons ATGAACGGGGACGTGGCGGAGCCGGCGCCGGTGTGGGAGCGGCCCTGGTCGCTGGACGAGATCCGcaagagcagccagagctggtcCTTGGCCTCGGACGCCGGG CTTCTGCATTTTCTACAAGAATTCTCACAGCAAACCATTTCCAGGACACACGAAATCAAAAAACAGGTGGACGGCTTGATCAGTGAAACAAAAGCTACCGACTGCCGCCTTCATAATGTTTTCAATGACTTTCTTATGTTGTCCAACACACAGTTCATAGAGAAT AGAGTATATGATGAAGAAGTGGAAGAGCCTATTCCCAAAGCTGATGTTGGAGACAAAACTGAACAG GAAAAGACGCGGGAACAGAAGGAAGCTGATCTAATCCCTAAAATTCAAGAAGCAGTGAATTATGGGTTGCAGGTTCTGGACAGTGCATTTGAACAGCTAGACATCAAAGCAGGGAACTCTGActcagaagaggaagaaagtaaTGAAAGAATGGAACTGATACTTGAGCCAAAG GATCTCTATGTTGATAGACCTTTACCTTACTTGATTGGCTCTCAGCAGTTTATGGAACAGGATGATGTTGGCCTTGGGGATCTCTCTAGTGAAG AAGGATCAGTAGATAGCGATCGTGGAAGTGTAATTGACAGTGAAGAGAAGGATGAGGAG GAATCAGATGATGAATTTGGGAACCCTAGTGAAGATGACCAAAAGACG AGGATAGCCCAAATGAgtgatgaagatgatgatgatggctGCGATCTCTTTGACTCTgaaaaggaggaggatgaggaaggagaCTTAGATGAAAGCACAAAGCCT aAAAAGAAGAGGCCAACATCATTTGCAGATGAGCTGGCAGCTCGAATCAAAGGAGAAGTGCCAGTCAGGCAAGATGAAGAGTGTTCAT CCCTGTCATCAGAGACCAAAACAAGGAAAACTCCAAAAGAGAAGAAGGAAGTTAGAGTTCCATCAGATG ATGAAGATGATGACATCTTCAAGCCTCCTAAACTGACTGATGACGACTTCACACCGTTTGGTTCACGGGGTGGCCTCTTCAGTGGTGGAACAGGCCTCTTTGATGATGAAGAG AGTGATCTTTTTGCTGAGGCACCAAAAGGAGAAGAAccaaaagagagagaggagcaAGCCCCAGTAAGTGAAG CATCCTCTACAAAGTCCTTAAAGAAAGTTCCTGCAGGTGCAGTATTTCTGTTTCCAG GAGGAAGTGATGTGTTTAGTTCCACTGTAATTggggaaaaagacaagaaaTCTGCAGCAcggagcacagaaaaaacaCCTAAACAACCTGGGAAAGTTGTTCTATttgataatgatgatgatgatgacttCTTTGTGGAAGCAACTAAAAAGCCTCCAGATCCAG TCAAATCTACAGCTGACCTATTTGATGATGATGAAGGTGACTTATTCAAGGAGAAACCTGCCATTCCTTCTGTGGTTTCTGGCACGGCTAAAGAAACAGAAAGCCATAGGGAGGCAATTGTGGAAAAAAAG AGTCAACAGTCTTCAGGTGAGGACTTCAAGCCTTTGTCTGAAACACCTCCAAGAAAACAGAGGGGCCTTTTCTCGGATGAGGAGGATGCTGAG GATTTGTTTTCATCAAGTAAAGCTGTGAAGTCCAAAGCTCTCCCCACCAGCAAGTCCATGACAAAAGCTCCACTTTCCTTGTTTGATGATGATGAAGAG gaTCTCTTTGGTGTGGGACCTGCCAAGAAGGACCAGGAAAAGAACCcagaagcaagagcaaaacAGTCAGGGTCTCTCAAGAAAGCTTCCAGCTTATTGTTCAGCAGTGATGAGGAG GAACATTGGAATGTCTCCAAGCCAGCTAAGCCTCCTTCTGAGGATGGCCGAAAAGAAGATCCTGCAAAACCAGCAAGCACTGTCAGTCAGGCTAAAGATGTGAAGACAACAAGTCTCTTTGAGGAAGAAGATGAGGAGGATTTATTTGCAATCACTAAAGAGAG CCAAAGAAAGCCACAGAAGCCATCATTGTTATTTGAAGATGATGATATTAATGGAGAATCACTCTTCAGCTCCCAATCAGTGCTACTCCCTTCAGCTGCCAAGGTTGCAGTG gagaaaataaaaccagctcaCACACCACCTACCTttaatgaagaagaaaaggaggaaaaggaagatctGCCAGATGAAACAGTGACATCTAACCAG CCTTTTACAGTAATACCTTCAGAGCCAGCTGACAATTCAGATTTGTTTGCAACATCACCACCAGCTCTGGAGAAAGATGTGAAAAGCCAAGCTAAGAAAGTGTTAAGCTTAtttgaggaggaagaagaggagagaCTGGAAGATGATGATGGCataaaaaatgcacagaaaggAGTTGATGTG GCTTCTGAGAAAAGTACTGGGCCCAAAAGCACTGGGGTCTTTCAAGATGAAGAGCTTCTCTTCAGTCACAAACTTCAGAAGGACAATGACCCAGATGTTGACCTCTTTGCCAGCCCCAAGAAGTCAATG TCTGCAAACCGTATCCTGAAGCCGTCACCTGGAGGAGGGCTGTTTGGggatgatgatgaggatgatcTCTTCAGTACTGCTAAAACAAACATTCCG AAAATGGCCGAGAAGAAAACTCTTCAGACCAGTGTTGGCCCTTCCTCAGTGAGCAGTAACTTAGAAAATGCTTTAAGTGCCAAGCAAGATGAGACTCTGAAGGCAGCAACTACAGAG AAATCTACAGGTCCTGTTCCCATTAAAACCAAAGAGCCTTCATCTCGGATTGGAAAGCTACAA GCTAACTTAGCTATTAACCCTTCAGCCTTACTACCTGGTGCAATGCCTAAGGTTTCCAATCTCAAGTCCCCCTTACCAGTGCTGGACACTCCATTACATGAGCCCAAGGAGGTGCAGAACAGCGAAACCTTCTCTGCCACAGGAAGCAATGAAGAGATGGGTGTAAGCTTTGATCAGCCCATGCAAGCAGACACCTTGCACAACGCCAATAAG ACCAGGATCAGGGTTCCAGGGAAGCGCAGACCCCCGAGCAGAATGGCGCGGCGTCTGGCTGCCCGAGAGGCTGAAGTGAGTGAGGACATGGACTCTAATAAAAAGCCACAATTCTCTCTACCAAAACAGATGTCAGCAGTAGAGAGCATAAAGGAGCCTCTTGCTGCTGAAGCAGAGTCCAAGGAAAATGGCTTTCTCTCTAGCTTGTCACTACCAGCTCACAGCAGTGTTTTGTCTGCTGGGACAAACAAACTCCTTCCTCCAGAATCCACAGAAAATGGGGATGATCTGTTTGAATCTGAAGACCTTTTTGCAAGCAGCTCAACATCCAGACCAGTTACACAaccaaagctgaaggaaggaATGCCAGACAGTATGGCTAACAAACCCATAAAGGGCAGGGAGAAAAAGCCTGGTCTGGGTGACCAGGACAGCAATGATCTCTTCCAGCCTGTACAACAAAAGTCTTCAACAAAAAGCAGCCCTATACCTTTtttggaggaagaggaagattcTCTCTTCACCTCtcaaaaaactggaaaaaaggagTTAAAATCTGCTGTCCACCAAGCAGTTGACCCTACTGCCCAAGATATCTTTGAG GATGATATATTTGCTACTGAGGCAATTAAGCCAGTGACCAAAATTAAAGAGATGCCAGAGACAAACCTGTTTGATGATAACATTGATATTTTTGCGGATCTAActgcaaaaccaaaagaaaagaagacCAAGAAGAAGGTGGAACAAAAATCCATATTTGACGATGATATGG